One region of Esox lucius isolate fEsoLuc1 chromosome 17, fEsoLuc1.pri, whole genome shotgun sequence genomic DNA includes:
- the mafbb gene encoding v-maf avian musculoaponeurotic fibrosarcoma oncogene homolog Bb — MTAESHTNLGLPKTPLEYVSEFDLMKFDVKKETMQGGIDRSFIGPCSQLQRPDSVSSTPVSTPCSSVPSSPSFNPGELRNPDDLYWTPSSGGYSQQMYPHTFGLTPEDAVEALIGTTVNGHQPTPHGHQQSLQAEFEGYGLAHLNGHAQQYQGLIRQPDALSGHPEMQDMHCQNQYHHNKHDLDSSAPHSPDSQLSAHHLHQQNRHDRRLNVESAFSDDQLVSMSVRELNRHLRGLTKDDVMRLKQKRRTLKNRGYAQSCRYKRVQQKHVLEHEKTSLVTQVEQLKHELNRLARERDAYKMKCEKLTGSNGYHETGSTSDNPSSPEYFM; from the coding sequence ATGACCGCCGAATCGCATACAAATCTAGGTCTGCCGAAAACCCCATTGGAATATGTCAGTGAGTTCGATTTGATGAAGTTCGATGTAAAGAAGGAGACGATGCAGGGGGGGATCGACCGCTCATTCATTGGGCCATGCAGCCAGCTCCAGAGACCGGACTCAGTCTCCTCCACCCCGGTCAGTACCCCTTGCAGTTCGGTTCCCTCGTCACCGAGTTTCAATCCGGGTGAACTGAGGAACCCTGATGATCTTTACTGGACGCCAAGCAGTGGTGGTTATTCTCAGCAAATGTATCCCCACACTTTTGGCCTGACACCCGAGGACGCAGTGGAGGCCCTCATTGGTACCACAGTCAATGGGCACCAACCAACACCCCACGGTCACCAACAGTCTCTTCAAGCGGAATTCGAAGGGTACGGGTTGGCACACCTCAACGGCCATGCCCAGCAGTACCAAGGACTTATCCGTCAACCCGACGCCCTCTCGGGTCACCCTGAAATGCAAGATATGCACTGCCAAAATCAATATCACCACAACAAGCACGACCTCGACAGCTCGGCTCCGCACTCACCCGATTCCCAGCTTAGTGCGCACCACCTCCATCAGCAGAATCGCCACGACAGACGACTCAATGTGGAAAGCGCTTTCTCGGACGACCAGCTGGTCTCCATGTCAGTGAGGGAGCTCAATCGGCACTTGAGGGGCCTAACCAAGGACGACGTGATGCGTCTGAAGCAGAAACGCCGAACCCTGAAAAACCGGGGTTACGCACAGTCGTGCCGCTATAAACGTGTTCAGCAGAAGCACGTTCTGGAGCACGAGAAGACCAGCCTGGTCACACAGGTGGAGCAGTTGAAGCACGAGCTCAACCGGCTGGCACGCGAGAGGGACGCATATAAAATGAAATGCGAAAAATTGACTGGCTCAAATGGTTACCATGAAACTGGTTCTACCAGTGACAACCCTTCTTCGCCTGAATATTTTATGTAA
- the si:dkeyp-97e7.9 gene encoding DEP domain-containing mTOR-interacting protein isoform X2 yields the protein MQHLMDHGIVHHVCDKCPMFKDAKLLYRFCQDDGTFPCNTEVKVFIRGQQLLITGRDSILQLREEQGVAYQRSFPGCQLIDWLLQNGEIECRRQGLELCHTLLEHGIIQHVAKKHNFFDSGLLYKFCINFRRRRRLSELLNESEREIEEGVSEQAPEDNHDDSSFVLNKIIPQEDCSAFESVQLNKPLKLISTVGRSSLNSLQIRSIGYIPPATFSSTPVVRCNPKSVLKRNVTCEELLSPGAPYIKRVLTVMGDAVGWGFVVRGTAPVYVQAVDPGSPAAASGVKVRQFVCQVNGQNVLNLDYSQVTRLVMTGPRTVVLEVMEPLG from the exons ATGCAACACCTGATGGACCACGGCATTGTGCACCATG TTTGTGACAAGTGCCCTATGTTCAAGGATGCAAAATTGCTGTACCGTTTCTGTCAGGATGATGGCACATTTCCATGTAACACAGAGGTGAAGGTCTTCATTCGTGGACAACAACT TCTAATAACGGGTAGAGACTCCATTCTGCAACTAAGGGAGGAGCAGGGTGTTGCATATCAGCGCTCGTTCCCTGGCTGTCAGTTGATCGACTGGTTGCTACAGAATGGAGAAATAGAGTGCCGGCGCCAGGGTTTAGAGCTGTGTCATACCTTGCTGGAGCATGGCATCATTCAGCATG TGGCAAAGAAACACAACTTCTTTGACAGTGGGTTATTGTATAAGTTCTGCATCAACTTCCGCCGCCGGCGCCGCCTGTCTGAACTCTTGAATGAATCTGAGCGGGAGATAGAGGAAGGTGTGTCAGAGCAGGCCCCGGAGGACAACCATGATGACAGCTCATTTGTCCTGAACAAGATCATCCCACAAGAGGACTGCAGTGCATTTGAATCTg TGCAGCTCAATAAGCCATTGAAGTTGATATCCACTGTGGGTCGAAGCAGTTTAAACTCCCTGCAGATACGTTCTATTGGATATATACCCCCTGCCACATTCTCCTCTACCCCAGTGGTGAGGTGCAATCCAAAATCAG TGCTTAAGAGGAATGTGACATGTGAGGAGCTCCTGTCTCCCGGTGCACCCTATATCAAGAGAGTGTTGACG GTGATGGGAGATGCAGTAGGCTGGGGCTTTGTGGTCAGAGGTACGGCCCCAGTTTACGTCCAGGCAGTTGATCCTGGAAGCCCTGCTGCTGCTTCAGGTGTTAag GTGCGTCAGTTTGTGTGCCAGGTGAATGGGCAAAATGTTCTTAACCTGGATTACAGCCAGGTCACCAGGCTTGTGATGACTGGACCTCGCACAGTTGTGCTGGAAGTCATGGAGCCACTGGGGTGA
- the si:dkeyp-97e7.9 gene encoding DEP domain-containing mTOR-interacting protein isoform X1 — MEKMGSSINRKAMARLHKAEVMISGEQLRLRLHDGKLIKDRRYHLRTYPNCFVAQELTDWLISHKEAPDRITAVCLMQHLMDHGIVHHVCDKCPMFKDAKLLYRFCQDDGTFPCNTEVKVFIRGQQLYEHLITGRDSILQLREEQGVAYQRSFPGCQLIDWLLQNGEIECRRQGLELCHTLLEHGIIQHVAKKHNFFDSGLLYKFCINFRRRRRLSELLNESEREIEEGVSEQAPEDNHDDSSFVLNKIIPQEDCSAFESVQLNKPLKLISTVGRSSLNSLQIRSIGYIPPATFSSTPVVRCNPKSVLKRNVTCEELLSPGAPYIKRVLTVMGDAVGWGFVVRGTAPVYVQAVDPGSPAAASGVKVRQFVCQVNGQNVLNLDYSQVTRLVMTGPRTVVLEVMEPLG; from the exons ATGGAGAAAATGGGAAGCAGCATTAACAGAAAAGCAATGGCCAGACTTCACAAAGCTGAAGTTATGATTTCTGGGGAACAATTAAG GTTAAGGCTACATGATGGCAAACTGATCAAGGACAGAAGGTATCATCTGCGCACCTACCCAAACTGCTTTGTGGCCCAAGAGCTTACAGACTGGCTAATCAGCCACAAGGAAGCTCCTGATCGGATAACGGCAGTCTGCCTCATGCAACACCTGATGGACCACGGCATTGTGCACCATG TTTGTGACAAGTGCCCTATGTTCAAGGATGCAAAATTGCTGTACCGTTTCTGTCAGGATGATGGCACATTTCCATGTAACACAGAGGTGAAGGTCTTCATTCGTGGACAACAACTGTACGAACA TCTAATAACGGGTAGAGACTCCATTCTGCAACTAAGGGAGGAGCAGGGTGTTGCATATCAGCGCTCGTTCCCTGGCTGTCAGTTGATCGACTGGTTGCTACAGAATGGAGAAATAGAGTGCCGGCGCCAGGGTTTAGAGCTGTGTCATACCTTGCTGGAGCATGGCATCATTCAGCATG TGGCAAAGAAACACAACTTCTTTGACAGTGGGTTATTGTATAAGTTCTGCATCAACTTCCGCCGCCGGCGCCGCCTGTCTGAACTCTTGAATGAATCTGAGCGGGAGATAGAGGAAGGTGTGTCAGAGCAGGCCCCGGAGGACAACCATGATGACAGCTCATTTGTCCTGAACAAGATCATCCCACAAGAGGACTGCAGTGCATTTGAATCTg TGCAGCTCAATAAGCCATTGAAGTTGATATCCACTGTGGGTCGAAGCAGTTTAAACTCCCTGCAGATACGTTCTATTGGATATATACCCCCTGCCACATTCTCCTCTACCCCAGTGGTGAGGTGCAATCCAAAATCAG TGCTTAAGAGGAATGTGACATGTGAGGAGCTCCTGTCTCCCGGTGCACCCTATATCAAGAGAGTGTTGACG GTGATGGGAGATGCAGTAGGCTGGGGCTTTGTGGTCAGAGGTACGGCCCCAGTTTACGTCCAGGCAGTTGATCCTGGAAGCCCTGCTGCTGCTTCAGGTGTTAag GTGCGTCAGTTTGTGTGCCAGGTGAATGGGCAAAATGTTCTTAACCTGGATTACAGCCAGGTCACCAGGCTTGTGATGACTGGACCTCGCACAGTTGTGCTGGAAGTCATGGAGCCACTGGGGTGA